The Coffea arabica cultivar ET-39 chromosome 1e, Coffea Arabica ET-39 HiFi, whole genome shotgun sequence genome has a window encoding:
- the LOC113700991 gene encoding IRK-interacting protein isoform X1 — MAATSAIQDINNNNEVVNRHEIQAAVAKAVELRALHAALMQGSSPTNLKFSSASPGSLYASHFSAQDYPVFTPSYEEEPLPGYQQLRLDSRSYADSWDEYGLGGDEDESNLSNYTKANASSMKGFPNDLLNLETHVCPADDQRSVTGSSTTNNNALLRTSPGTDFCKSRRNSLGEFRSVSSSCNKCRPAVINTETDLSAKSLKNSNLVVPLTESHSSVNSQPKNRVLNLSRLFPRLKKKNKNGNSPNRTEPEEVSQIVKDLGMVSVETLRKELLEANERRDTALSEVAEMKSSMGDLRQKLEHLETYCEELKKALRQAAQTKSSQVIDKLGNFSKQGKSIAGNGENLMPVSEEAMVEGFLQMVSEARLSVKQFCKILLGQIDEADNNLRENLNFLLLPYKLSLNSKFSKAILYHVEAIINQSLYQDFENCVFQKNGSPKLLDPQQERHSQFSSFVALRNLSWNEVLRKGTKYYSEDFSKFCDQKMSLIITTLNWKRPWPEQLLQAFFVTAKCIWLLHLLAFSFNPPVGILRVEENRTFDPHYMEDIFMDRQKTQGPSRVKIVVMPGFYVHDKVLRCKVLCRYKSVVK, encoded by the exons ATGGCTGCAACTTCTGCAATTCAAGATATTAACAACAACAATGAAGTTGTTAATAGGCATGAGATTCAAGCAGCTGTAGCTAAAGCTGTGGAGCTCAGAGCTCTTCATGCTGCTCTGATGCAGGGTAGTAGCCCTACCAATCTCAAGTTCTCCTCTGCTTCCCCAGGTTCTCTCTATGCTTCTCATTTCTCAGCCCAGGATTACCCTGTTTTTACACCT AGCTATGAAGAGGAACCACTCCCAGGGTATCAACAACTTAGGCTCGATAGTCGAAGTTATGCTGATAGTTGGGATGAGTATGGACTAGGGGGAGATGAAGATGAGTCCAATCTATCCAATTATACAAAGGCAAACGCAtcttcaatgaagggatttccaaATGATTTGTTAAATTTGGAGACACATGTGTGTCCAGCTGATGATCAACGATCTGTCACAGGTTCAAGTACAACTAACAACAATGCATTGCTCAGGACATCTCCTGGCACTGATTTCTGCAAATCTAGGAGGAACAGTTTAGGTGAATTCAGATCAGTGTCATCTTCCTGCAACAAATGCAGGCCTGCAGTAATTAATACCGAGACAGATTTATCAGCAAAGAGCTTGAAGAATTCTAATCTTGTTGTCCCATTGACAGAATCACACTCTTCTGTTAATTCACAACCGAAAAATCGAGTACTGAACTTGTCAAGGTTGTTCCCTAGGCTaaagaagaagaacaaaaatGGAAATTCACCAAATCGAACAGAGCCCGAGGAAGTTTCCCAAATCGTTAAAGACTTGGGGATGGTATCCGTTGAGACATTAAGAAAAGAGCTTTTGGAAGCAAATGAGAGAAGAGATACAGCCTTGTCAGAAGTAGCAGAGATGAAATCTTCAATGGGAGATCTTAGACAGAAATTGGAGCACTTAGAGACATATTGCGAAGAACTGAAGAAGGCATTAAGGCAGGCAGCGCAAACTAAAAGTTCTCAGGTTATTGATAAGCTTggaaatttttcaaaacaagGGAAGTCCATTGCTGGCAATGGAGAAAACTTGATGCCTGTTAGTGAGGAAGCAATGGTTGAAGGTTTTTTGCAGATGGTATCAGAAGCAAGGTTATCTGTAAAGCAATTCTGCAAAATTCTTTTAGGCCAGATTGATGAGGCTGACAACAATCTAAGGGAAAATCTGAACTTTCTCCTTCTACCATACAAGCTGTCATTGAACTCGAAATTCTCTAAGGCGATCTTATACCATGTAGAAGCCATCATAAACCAATCACTCTATCAGGACTTTGAGAACTGTGTTTTTCAGAAGAATGGCTCACCAAAACTTTTAGACCCTCAGCAGGAACGCCACTCACAGTTCTCATCATTTGTTGCCTTAAGGAATCTAAGTTGGAATGAAGTGTTAAGGAAGGGGACTAAATACTACAGTGAAGACTTCAGTAAGTTTTGTGATCAGAAAATGAGTTTGATTATCACAACCCTGAATTGGAAAAGACCGTGGCCTGAACAGCTCCTCCAGGCCTTTTTTGTTACTGCTAAATGCATCTGGTTGCTCCATTTACTCGCATTTTCTTTTAATCCTCCAGTTGGGATACTAAGAGTTGAAGAGAACAGAACTTTTGATCCCCATTACATGGAAGATATTTTCATGGACAGGCAAAAAACTCAAGGTCCTAGTAGGGTTAAGATTGTGGTAATGCCTGGTTTTTACGTGCATGATAAAGTACTAAGATgtaaggttctttgtcggtatAAATCTGTAGTCAAGTAA
- the LOC113691843 gene encoding uncharacterized protein has product MECLVDENWTINVVWDFSKFRPISLCNFFSKLLSRILVGQLGSVIPRIILPQQTGFVKGRNITDNYLLAQELISTIGKKARGGNVALKLDMTKAYDRMSWRHIITMLRAFGFGERFIDLVWRLISNMWFSIVANGTSHGFFKSTRGLWQGDPLSPVLVIIGSEMLSRGLNSLALQQNFVGFRVPMGYPVVTHLAFANDVLIFTNGSTTALKQIMQVLEAYQLSSGQLVNVQKSGFLVHPTLSPARKRVIERITQFTRQELPIRYLGLPLYLGRSKSAYFVETGKSLWTQFMQAKYYRDLHPCQVELRRFDSSTWRRMLNISRQVELAMLWVVNAGSCNFWYDNWLGSEALCLKSIVNPTHSFKDFLTNGEWNGAMLRQYIPQEIIALILEHPVPSGDRHDELVWSQTASGKFTLASVFQEVRQAQNYSVLHSQVWHPRIPLKVSFFMMRLLLGKLPLTDVLRRIGVQLVSKCLCCQGGAIETLEHVFAEGQVAKDVWRYFGRICGVTQLGSLLRAWLTAWWLFSPRQAVRQFLFSILPSFICWHTWKARNIAYYEGRQMSVAKICHAILLDVIGVVEIQFNQKLEVHTFLQLYEWTTQQTSRYSFHLVWWKAKEAGLLTLNTDGCSKGNPGVSGGGGILRDSSGLPLFAFSTYFGEISSLRAEALALVMGSICAFKRGLSIEANRVADSLAKVGASRHNRNVTIYDDFNAIPRQTRGEIRINRYRRWCSRTSCLALHQLGFPNFHRVTM; this is encoded by the exons ATGGAGTGTTTAGTTGATGAAAACTGGACCATAAATGTAGTATGGGATTTTTCTAAATTCAGACCTATTAGCCTCTGCAATTTTTTCAGCAAATTATTATCCAGAATTTTAGTGGGGCAGCTGGGCTCTGTTATACCAAGAATTATCTTGCCCCAACAGACGGGGTTTGTCAAAGGCAGAAACATAACGGATAATTACTTGCTAGCTCAAGAGTTGATATCCACCATAGGCAAGAAGGCAAGAGGGGGGAATGTTGCCCTAAAACTGGATATGACTAAGGCATATGATCGGATGTCTTGGAGACATATTATTACCATGTTGCGTGCATTTGGTTTTGGAGAGCGTTTTATAGACCTGGTCTGGCGGCTTATTTCTAACATGTGGTTTTCAATTGTTGCTAATGGAACATCGCACGGATTTTTCAAATCTACCAGGGGGTTATGGCAAGGCGATCCACTATCCCCAGTGCTCGTTATTATTGGTTCGGAAATGCTGTCACGAGGGCTCAATTCTTTAGCATTGCAGCAGAATTTTGTAGGGTTTCGAGTCCCAATGGGCTATCCTGTCGTCACGCATCTAGCTTTTGCTAATGACGTGCTGATTTTTACCAATGGGTCGACTACTGCTTTAAAACAAATCATGCAGGTGCTAGAGGCGTATCAACTTTCCTCAGGACAATTGGTCAATGTTCAAAAGAGCGGATTCTTGGTTCATCCTACTTTATCCCCAGCTCGGAAAAGAGTGATTGAGAGGATTACACAATTCACTAGACAGGAGTTGCCCATTCGCTATCTTGGCTTACCTTTGTATTTGGGAAGGAGCAAGTCAGCTTACTTTGTAGAG ACTGGAAAGTCGCTTTGGACACAGTTTATGCAAGCTAAATACTATAGGGACCTTCATCCGTGCCAGGTGGAATTGCGAAGGTTTGACTCATCGACGTGGAGACGAATGTTAAACATAAGCCGACAGGTGGAGTTAGCCATGCTATGGGTGGTGAATGCGGGGTCATGTAATTTTTGGTATGACAACTGGTTGGGAAGTGAAGCTCTATGTTTGAAATCTATAGTGAACCCTACCCACTCCTTCAAGGACTTCCTCACTAATGGGGAATGGAATGGTGCTATGCTAAGGCAATATATACCGCAAGAAATCATCGCTCTAATTCTAGAACACCCGGTCCCAAGTGGAGATCGCCATGACGAGTTGGTATGGAGCCAGACGGCGTCGGGAAAATTCACGTTGGCATCGGTATTTCAGGAGGTCCGTCAAGCTCAAAATTACTCCGTCTTACACTCTCAGGTATGGCATCCTCGGATTCCGTTGAAAGTTTCATTCTTCATGATGCGTTTACTGTTGGGAAAATTGCCTTTAACTGATGTCTTACGGAGGATTGGAGTCCAATTGGTTTCAAAGTGCTTGTGTTGCCAAGGGGGAGCGATTGAGACACTGGAACATGTGTTCGCGGAGGGACAAGTTGCAAAGGATGTCTGGAGATATTTTGGTAGGATTTGTGGGGTTACACAACTTGGCTCGTTACTACGGGCATGGCTAACGGCTTGGTGGCTGTTCTCCCCTCGGCAAGCGGTAAGACAGTTTCTCTTCTCGATTCTTCCTAGTTTTATATGTTGGCATACTTGGAAGGCTCGGAACATTGCATACTACGAAGGAAGGCAGATGTCAGTGGCGAAGATTTGTCATGCCATTTTGTTAGATGTGATAGGGGTGGTTGAGATTCAGTTTAACCAGAAGCTTGAGGTGCACACGTTTCTTCAGCTATATGAGTGGACAACTCAACAAACATCGCGATATAGTTTTCACCTGGTGTGGTGGAAGGCGAAAGAGGCGGGATTGCTAACACTAAATACGGATGGATGCTCCAAGGGAAATCCAGGAGTAAGTGGTGGTGGGGGAATACTTCGCGACTCATCGGGATTGCCATTATTTGCATTCTCAACTTACTTTGGGGAAATTTCGAGTTTGCGTGCAGAGGCATTGGCCCTGGTAATGGGGTCCATTTGTGCGTTCAAAAGGGGTTTATCGAT AGAAGCAAATAGGGTGGCGGACAGTTTGGCAAAGGTGGGTGCGTCCAGGCATAACAGGAATGTCACCATTTATGATGACTTCAATGCAATTCCAAGACAGACGCGAGGGGAAATTCGCATAAACAG ATACAGAAGATGGTGCTCTCGTACCAGTTGCTTAGCTCTTCATCAATTGGGATTTCCAAACTTTCATAGAGTTACAATGTAG
- the LOC113700991 gene encoding IRK-interacting protein isoform X2 encodes MQGSSPTNLKFSSASPGSLYASHFSAQDYPVFTPSYEEEPLPGYQQLRLDSRSYADSWDEYGLGGDEDESNLSNYTKANASSMKGFPNDLLNLETHVCPADDQRSVTGSSTTNNNALLRTSPGTDFCKSRRNSLGEFRSVSSSCNKCRPAVINTETDLSAKSLKNSNLVVPLTESHSSVNSQPKNRVLNLSRLFPRLKKKNKNGNSPNRTEPEEVSQIVKDLGMVSVETLRKELLEANERRDTALSEVAEMKSSMGDLRQKLEHLETYCEELKKALRQAAQTKSSQVIDKLGNFSKQGKSIAGNGENLMPVSEEAMVEGFLQMVSEARLSVKQFCKILLGQIDEADNNLRENLNFLLLPYKLSLNSKFSKAILYHVEAIINQSLYQDFENCVFQKNGSPKLLDPQQERHSQFSSFVALRNLSWNEVLRKGTKYYSEDFSKFCDQKMSLIITTLNWKRPWPEQLLQAFFVTAKCIWLLHLLAFSFNPPVGILRVEENRTFDPHYMEDIFMDRQKTQGPSRVKIVVMPGFYVHDKVLRCKVLCRYKSVVK; translated from the exons ATGCAGGGTAGTAGCCCTACCAATCTCAAGTTCTCCTCTGCTTCCCCAGGTTCTCTCTATGCTTCTCATTTCTCAGCCCAGGATTACCCTGTTTTTACACCT AGCTATGAAGAGGAACCACTCCCAGGGTATCAACAACTTAGGCTCGATAGTCGAAGTTATGCTGATAGTTGGGATGAGTATGGACTAGGGGGAGATGAAGATGAGTCCAATCTATCCAATTATACAAAGGCAAACGCAtcttcaatgaagggatttccaaATGATTTGTTAAATTTGGAGACACATGTGTGTCCAGCTGATGATCAACGATCTGTCACAGGTTCAAGTACAACTAACAACAATGCATTGCTCAGGACATCTCCTGGCACTGATTTCTGCAAATCTAGGAGGAACAGTTTAGGTGAATTCAGATCAGTGTCATCTTCCTGCAACAAATGCAGGCCTGCAGTAATTAATACCGAGACAGATTTATCAGCAAAGAGCTTGAAGAATTCTAATCTTGTTGTCCCATTGACAGAATCACACTCTTCTGTTAATTCACAACCGAAAAATCGAGTACTGAACTTGTCAAGGTTGTTCCCTAGGCTaaagaagaagaacaaaaatGGAAATTCACCAAATCGAACAGAGCCCGAGGAAGTTTCCCAAATCGTTAAAGACTTGGGGATGGTATCCGTTGAGACATTAAGAAAAGAGCTTTTGGAAGCAAATGAGAGAAGAGATACAGCCTTGTCAGAAGTAGCAGAGATGAAATCTTCAATGGGAGATCTTAGACAGAAATTGGAGCACTTAGAGACATATTGCGAAGAACTGAAGAAGGCATTAAGGCAGGCAGCGCAAACTAAAAGTTCTCAGGTTATTGATAAGCTTggaaatttttcaaaacaagGGAAGTCCATTGCTGGCAATGGAGAAAACTTGATGCCTGTTAGTGAGGAAGCAATGGTTGAAGGTTTTTTGCAGATGGTATCAGAAGCAAGGTTATCTGTAAAGCAATTCTGCAAAATTCTTTTAGGCCAGATTGATGAGGCTGACAACAATCTAAGGGAAAATCTGAACTTTCTCCTTCTACCATACAAGCTGTCATTGAACTCGAAATTCTCTAAGGCGATCTTATACCATGTAGAAGCCATCATAAACCAATCACTCTATCAGGACTTTGAGAACTGTGTTTTTCAGAAGAATGGCTCACCAAAACTTTTAGACCCTCAGCAGGAACGCCACTCACAGTTCTCATCATTTGTTGCCTTAAGGAATCTAAGTTGGAATGAAGTGTTAAGGAAGGGGACTAAATACTACAGTGAAGACTTCAGTAAGTTTTGTGATCAGAAAATGAGTTTGATTATCACAACCCTGAATTGGAAAAGACCGTGGCCTGAACAGCTCCTCCAGGCCTTTTTTGTTACTGCTAAATGCATCTGGTTGCTCCATTTACTCGCATTTTCTTTTAATCCTCCAGTTGGGATACTAAGAGTTGAAGAGAACAGAACTTTTGATCCCCATTACATGGAAGATATTTTCATGGACAGGCAAAAAACTCAAGGTCCTAGTAGGGTTAAGATTGTGGTAATGCCTGGTTTTTACGTGCATGATAAAGTACTAAGATgtaaggttctttgtcggtatAAATCTGTAGTCAAGTAA